CGGCCCGACCGCTCTCGGCAGCGTGCACATAGTCGACGTGCCCGACGCGGCGGCGGCGCGCGAATTCGCGTTCGCCGAGCCGTGCTATCAGGCCGGCGTCTTCCGGGACGTGCTGGTTCGCCGGTGGCACAACTCGCTGGGCCGCACGATGTGGCAATTCCCCGGAGATCCGGAAGCGGACGAGCTGTTTGTGGTGCTGGGCTTGGGATCCGGCCCGGCCGTCGACCTGGAACCGCGCTCTTCGGAGTCGCTGTTCGCGTACGGCCCGCTGTGGTCCGACGACGGCACCGCCTGGCTGGGCACCGCCGCGCTAGTACAGGCCTCGAACGAAGAAGCGGCCCGCGGGTTGCTGACCGCGGACCGCTACGACGCGATCGAGGTGGATTTCTGGGCGCCGGGCGGCCGACGCTGAGTGCGGGCCGGCTGGTCGAGTCGGCGGTTCTCCGCCGAGATGACCTTAATCAGCTGGCCCTGGCCTGCAAGCGCAGAGCGATCCGCAGCACGATCGGCACCGCCAGCCAGCACGCGAACGCGCCGGTGCTCGAAGTCAGAAACGACACCGGTATCGACACCGCGAACACCGCGGCGAGGCACAAGCTGCGGAGCTGACTCTGCGCGAAGACGCGAGGCAGGACCTCGGCGCGGGAAAGGTGCTGACCGCGGATCTCCCGGATGATCAGCGCGAACAGCGACGACGCCAGCACTTGCACGATCGCGTACAGGCTGAACCGGGGAGCGAACGCGCCCTCGGCGGTCAGCACCCGGGTCGCGAACGGCATCAGGACCTGCATGAACAACCAGGTCAGCGCGAGGCTGGTGAGCCGGCTGTTCAGCGATCCGACGTAACGGAAAATCTCATGGTGAGCCCGCCAATGCGCGGCGATCACCGTGAAGCTGAGCGCGAACGCCAGGTATTCCTTGCCGTGCGCCAACGCCGACTCGAACATCGCGCCGCTGGTTTCGCCGGACGGGACGG
This sequence is a window from Amycolatopsis benzoatilytica AK 16/65. Protein-coding genes within it:
- a CDS encoding YciI family protein, translating into MEFFCYHRSRPGSDELRGELREAHWSYMDGFADELIARGPTALGSVHIVDVPDAAAAREFAFAEPCYQAGVFRDVLVRRWHNSLGRTMWQFPGDPEADELFVVLGLGSGPAVDLEPRSSESLFAYGPLWSDDGTAWLGTAALVQASNEEAARGLLTADRYDAIEVDFWAPGGRR
- a CDS encoding TMEM175 family protein; amino-acid sequence: MATHTSQTDTEARAIAADRLIVFADAVIAIALTLLALDLPVPSGETSGAMFESALAHGKEYLAFALSFTVIAAHWRAHHEIFRYVGSLNSRLTSLALTWLFMQVLMPFATRVLTAEGAFAPRFSLYAIVQVLASSLFALIIREIRGQHLSRAEVLPRVFAQSQLRSLCLAAVFAVSIPVSFLTSSTGAFACWLAVPIVLRIALRLQARAS